The following proteins are co-located in the Aggregatibacter aphrophilus ATCC 33389 genome:
- a CDS encoding substrate-binding domain-containing protein: MKKTPVILTALFLSFSAHAEQFVSLTLCSDRLLAEIARPEQIAAMSPYSQHPRMMLDKINRDKPTLEPQLTALLPYLDKTLLINETFYPQLVADLKRLGVKIVPINDSLQTPEELFELMLQLGKLTDNEAHAERLVEKLKSQHTKLNLSHTDTLMLSETGVVEPISPQYNVLLALLGLTPLKNTLTPQNFSLEKMLLAQPNWLIEISDQQSYNEQAELLTHPLVKKHFENRPHFRIPMKYTYCFDHGVWQGAERIYNQSIHSQKLMKK, translated from the coding sequence ATGAAAAAAACACCCGTAATTTTAACCGCACTTTTTCTTTCCTTTTCTGCGCACGCCGAGCAATTTGTCTCGCTCACCTTGTGCAGCGACCGCTTGCTTGCGGAAATTGCTCGTCCGGAACAAATCGCGGCGATGTCGCCTTATTCTCAACATCCGCGCATGATGTTGGATAAAATTAATCGGGACAAACCCACTCTTGAGCCGCAACTTACCGCGTTATTACCTTATTTGGATAAAACGCTGTTGATTAATGAAACCTTTTATCCGCAATTGGTCGCCGATTTAAAACGCCTTGGCGTAAAAATTGTGCCGATTAATGACAGCCTGCAAACACCCGAAGAATTGTTTGAACTGATGTTACAACTGGGCAAACTCACCGATAATGAGGCTCATGCGGAGCGATTGGTGGAAAAATTAAAATCACAGCACACTAAACTGAACCTGTCGCATACCGATACGCTAATGTTATCGGAAACCGGCGTAGTGGAACCTATTTCCCCGCAATATAACGTGCTGTTAGCGTTACTTGGTTTAACGCCGCTGAAAAACACGCTCACGCCACAAAATTTCTCACTCGAAAAAATGCTGCTTGCACAGCCCAATTGGCTAATAGAAATCAGTGATCAACAAAGTTATAACGAACAGGCGGAATTGCTCACGCATCCGTTGGTGAAAAAACACTTTGAAAATCGACCGCACTTTCGCATTCCGATGAAATATACTTATTGCTTTGATCATGGTGTGTGGCAAGGGGCGGAGAGGATTTATAATCAAAGTATTCACAGTCAGAAACTTATGAAAAAATGA
- a CDS encoding REP-associated tyrosine transposase translates to MIQSSYRRREHLRLPFFDYSQYGCYFVTVCTKNRQCVFGEIIDGVMQLNVFGEILKEILLSLTKYYPNSILTDFVIMPNHLHFIWFNQDNVQLSEIVKKFKGNVTKQYHSFMISQNKAYEPLWQRSFYEHIIRDDKDYERIATYIENNPLQWELDRFYHS, encoded by the coding sequence ATGATTCAGTCATCTTATCGCCGCCGTGAACATTTACGATTACCATTTTTCGATTATTCTCAATACGGTTGTTATTTTGTTACGGTTTGCACTAAAAATCGTCAGTGTGTATTTGGCGAAATTATTGATGGTGTAATGCAATTAAATGTATTTGGTGAAATATTAAAAGAAATTTTATTAAGTCTAACGAAGTATTATCCGAATAGTATTCTTACGGATTTTGTCATTATGCCAAACCATTTACATTTTATTTGGTTTAATCAAGATAATGTGCAGTTATCAGAAATTGTCAAAAAATTTAAAGGAAATGTAACAAAGCAGTACCATAGTTTTATGATTTCTCAAAATAAAGCTTATGAACCTTTATGGCAACGTAGTTTTTATGAACATATTATTCGGGATGATAAAGATTATGAACGAATTGCTACATACATTGAAAATAATCCTTTGCAGTGGGAATTAGATCGATTTTATCACTCGTAG
- a CDS encoding FecCD family ABC transporter permease, whose amino-acid sequence MKNPKRLNAILFSFLLLITGIALYHQLGDFAHLKNADGVLTDMRSLVLWDVRVPRIGLAILTGAGLALAGNAMQGIFQNPLASPGLLGSSAGATAAGVFLLYYFAVPFTVLLFGGVAGALASFLIVYLIAKNYGTTMMILSGLAVNMLLGSAIALLLSNADSPWALAELYRWLQGSLVWAKLDTLLISLPIALLGVACLYYERRYVDLLTFGEETAATMGVDPKRSFFITTFGAALLVGATIPQTGAIGFIGLIAPHIARILLKKRPSQLYVTSALIGALLLLAADLSVQYIPLFSHIYIGTLTAIIGAPCLIWILLTEQRRLAR is encoded by the coding sequence ATGAAGAATCCAAAACGTCTAAACGCAATACTTTTTTCATTCTTGCTGCTGATAACAGGCATTGCTCTTTACCACCAACTCGGCGATTTCGCTCATCTCAAAAATGCCGACGGTGTACTGACCGATATGCGTTCGCTTGTGTTGTGGGATGTTCGTGTGCCGCGCATTGGTTTGGCGATTTTAACCGGCGCCGGCCTTGCGCTTGCGGGCAATGCCATGCAGGGAATTTTCCAAAATCCATTGGCAAGCCCGGGCTTGCTTGGCAGTAGCGCAGGAGCGACCGCGGCCGGCGTGTTTCTTTTGTATTATTTCGCGGTGCCGTTTACGGTATTGCTGTTCGGCGGCGTGGCAGGGGCGTTGGCGAGCTTTTTAATTGTTTATCTCATCGCCAAAAACTATGGCACAACCATGATGATTTTAAGCGGGCTGGCAGTGAATATGTTGTTGGGCTCGGCTATTGCCTTGTTGTTGTCCAATGCCGACAGCCCGTGGGCATTGGCAGAATTATACCGTTGGTTACAAGGTTCTCTGGTGTGGGCGAAGTTAGACACCTTATTGATCTCTTTGCCCATCGCGTTACTTGGCGTTGCCTGCCTTTATTATGAACGCCGTTATGTGGATTTACTCACTTTTGGTGAAGAAACCGCGGCTACCATGGGCGTTGATCCGAAACGTAGTTTTTTCATTACCACTTTTGGTGCGGCATTATTGGTCGGCGCCACGATTCCGCAAACCGGCGCTATCGGCTTCATCGGCTTAATTGCACCGCATATTGCGCGGATTTTGCTAAAAAAACGCCCGTCACAGCTTTATGTCACCAGCGCGTTAATTGGCGCATTGCTATTATTGGCAGCAGATTTAAGCGTGCAATATATTCCGCTTTTCTCTCATATCTACATTGGCACGCTCACCGCCATCATCGGCGCACCGTGTTTGATTTGGATTTTATTGACGGAACAACGGAGATTGGCAAGGTAA